The Cellulomonas oligotrophica sequence CGGCCGCGCTGGGGGCTGCGCGGGTCGGGCCTGGGGCGTGCGGGGTCCGTCGCCACGTGGACCTTCGCCGGCCTCGCGATCGGTCAGATCGGCTACGTCGTCGTCTCCCGGGTCGCGTCGGCCGCGCCCCAGGGCTCCACGACGGTCGCCGGCAACGCGGCCTACGACCTGGCGTTCGTCCTTTTCATGCTGCCGCACTCGCTGGTCACGGTGTCCCTCGCGACCGCCCTGTTCACCCGGCTCTCGGCGCAGGCGACCGACAGGGACGCGGACGCCGCACGCGCGACCTTCTCGGTCGGCGTGCGGGTCGTCGGGGTGTTCACGCTGGTGGCGACCGCCCTGCTCGTGGTCCTCGCCGAGCCGCTCACCCGCATCGTCCTGCTCGGCGGGGCCGGGGTCGACGCGGCGGCACCGGTCGTGGCGGCGATGGCCGTGGGGCTCCCCGCGTTCGGGGCGTGGTCGATGTGCCAGCGCGTCTTCTACGCCTACGAGGACGCGAAGGGCATGGTGCCGATCCAGGTCGTCATGGCCGCCGTCGTCGTGGGCGGCACGTACCTGGGCCGGGCTCTGCTGCCGAGCAGCGGCTGGGTCGTCGGGATCGGGCTGGCGATGAGCGCGTCGTACGTCGTCGGGGCCGCGCTGGCGATGCTGCGCCTGCGCGGGCACCTGGGCACGGTCGACGCCCCGGCCATCGTCAGGACGCACCTGCTCGCGGGCCTGGCCGCGGCCGCCGCGTTCGGCGCCGGGTGGGGTGCGCGCCGCCTCCTGGACGACGTGCTGGGCAGCGGCGTCGGCGACGCGGCCCTCGAGTGCCTGGCCGTCTCGGCGGCCGTGGGTCTGGTGTACCTCGCCGCGCTGCGCCTGCTCCGGGTCCGCGAGCTCGACCTGCTGGCGGGTCCGCTGCTGCGCAAGCTCGGCCGTGGGGGCTCCCGACCCGTCTAGCATGGCCCCGCACGCGCCGTGCACATCGGTGGTCGCTCGAACGGAGGTGGGACGTGGTCGACGTCGTCGGACGGGGGACCGTGCTCGCGGGGCGGTACCGCGTGCTGGACCCGCTGCCCACCGACCTGGACGGCGTCGACGTGTGGCAGGCGACCGACCAGATCCTCGACCGCGGCGTGCGCGTGCGCGTCCTGGGCTCCGGCGCCGTCGCCCCGGCCCTGGACGCCGCCCGCCGTGCAGCGCTCGTCACCGACCCCCGGCTCGTGCGCGTGCTCGACGTCGGCACCCACGAGGGCGTCGGCTACGTCATCACCGAGCAGATCACCGGCGTGACGCTGGCCCAGCTCGTCGAGCGCGGCCCGCTGACCCCGGAGCAGGCACGTGCCGTCGTCGGCGAGGCCGCGGCCGCGCTCGAGGTCGCCCGCCGCCGCGGGGTCCACCACCTCGCGCTGCGCCCTTCGGTCGTGCACGTCTCCACCGACGGGCGCGTGCTCGTGTCCGGCCTGGCGCTGGACGCCGCGCTCGTCGGCAGCCCCGTCGGCGACGCGCGCGCGACCAGCCGTGCGGACACCGTCGACCTCGTGCGCGTGCTGTACACGGCGCTGACCGGCCGCTGGCCGATGTTCCACGACGACACGACCCCCGTGCGCGACCTGCAGCCCGCGCCGGTGCTCGACGGCTCCCCCGTGCCGCCCGCCGAGATCGTCATGGGCGTGCCCAACGACCTCGACACGCTGTGCAGCGTGACCCTCGGCCCGTACGAGGACGGCCCGCACTCCCCGGCCGAGCTCGTGCGCGAGCTGGAGCCGTGGGGCGAGATCCGCATCGGGCAGCCCGTCGAGCAGCCCACGGCCGCCTACGCGGCCACCGACCCGGCGGCGACGATGGTCGCCCCGCCCGTCGCTCCCCCGCAGCCCGTGCGCGTCGCACGGCAGTCGGTGCGGGCGGCGTTCGACGAGCTGCCTCCCGGCGCCGCCCGGCCGGGCACCCCGCCGCCGGCCGCCCCCGCCCGCAGCACGGGCCTGCCCGCCGCCAGCTGGACGGACACGCAGACGGGCGCCTTCGCCCCGCCGGAGGTGCCCGCGTCCCTGCCGCCCGTCGCCGCCGGCCGCCCCACGGGTCCCCAGCAGCGCACCGCCGGTCCGCCCGCCGCGATCCCGCCCGGCGGCGACGACGGCCAGGGCTGGGGTCCCGGGGCCCCCGGCAACGGCGACCCGTTCCCGTTCGCCGACGACGACCAGCCGCGCGAGAGCAAGTTCGACCCGACCGCGCTGGTCCTCGTCGTGGTGGGCGTCGTGCTGCTCGTCGGGCTCGTCTTCGCCGCGAGCTCGCTGTTCGCGGGCACCGGCGACCGGACGGCCGACCCGGCCGGCGGGACGTCGACCCAGCCGCAGGACCCGGGCACGGACGAGAGCCCCTCGTCCGAGGAGTCGCCGGAGCCGTCCGAGCCCGCCGTCCCGACCGACCCGCCCGCGATCGCCTCGATCCGCTCGATCGACCCGAACAGCCCGGAGGGTGAGAAGGAGGAGCTCGTCCCGCTCGCGATCGACAACGACCCGAGCACCTTCTGGTACACGTTCACGTACAACCGCCCGGACTTCGGCGGGCTCAAGCCGGCCGTCGGGCTCGAGGTGACGCTCCGCGACACCGCCCTCGTGAGCTCTGTGACGCTCGGCGTGAACGGCACCGGCGGCAACGTCGAGGTGCGGGCCACGACCATGGCCGCGCCGACGGAGGGCGAGGTCCTGGCCTCGGGCACGCTGGGTGCCCAGACGGTGCTGGAGTTCGACGAGCCGGTCGAGGCCGGCTCGCTCGTGCTGTGGTTCACCGAGCTGCCGACCAACTCCGAGGGCAAGTTCCGGCTCGAGGTCAACGACGTCAAGGTCGGCTGACGCCTGCCGTCCACCGGGGCGTCGCCGTCCCGGAACACACGGCGCCTACGATCGGTTGACGAGGCCAGGACCACCGACCACCGCCGCCCGCCGCCGCGGGCACCGACCGACCGAGGGACCCCGTGACCGCTGAGACGACCCAGACCCCCCGCACCGACGCCGTCGTCCGCGACGTCGTGATCGTCGGCTCCGGTCCCGCGGGCTACACCGCGGCGATCTACGCCGCCCGCGCCGGGCTCGCCCCCGTCGTCGTGGCCGGCTCCGTCACCGCCGGCGGCGCGCTCATGAACACCACCGAGGTGGAGAACTTCCCCGGCTTCCCCGACGGCGTCCAGGGCCCCGAGCTCATGGACTCCCTGCAGAAGCAGGCCGAGAAGTTCGGCGCCGAGGTGCTCTGGGACGACGCGACCTCGCTGGACCTCACGGGCGACGTCAAGGTCGTCACCACCGGCTCCGGCGACGTCTACCGTGCACGCTCCGTGATCCTGTCGACCGGCTCCGCGTACCGCGAGCTGGGCCTGGAGGACGAGAAGCGCCTGTCCGGTCACGGCGTCTCGTGGTGCGCCACCTGCGACGGCTTCTTCTTCCGCGACCAGGAGATCGTCGTCGTCGGCGGCGGCGACTCCGCGGTCGAGGAGGCGACGTTCCTCACGCGCTTCGGCCGCCGCGTGACGATGGTCCACCGCCGCGACACGCTCCGGGCCTCGAAGATCATGGCGGACCGCGCCGCGGCGGACCCGAAGATCGAGTTCGCGTGGAACTCCGAGGTCGTCGCGATCCACGGCCAGGACAAGGTCACCGGGCTCACGCTGCGCGACACGGTCACGGGCGAGACCCGCGAGATCGAGGCCGGCGGCGTGTTCGTCGCGATCGGCCACGTGCCGCGCACCGAGCTGCTGGTCGGCCAGGTCGAGCTCGACGAGAACGGCTACGTCGTCGTCCAGGGCCGCACCACGCTGACCAACATCCCCGGCGTGTTCGCCGCCGGCGACGTCGTGGACCACCGCTACCGCCAGGCCATCACGGCCGCCGGCTCCGGCTGCGCCGCCGCGCTCGACGCCCAGCACTACCTGTCCGGCCTGGTCGCGGACGTCGTGGACCCGCAGGTGCCCGGCGAGGCGCTCGTGACGACCGGCGCGGAGGTGGTCGCGTGAGCGTCGTCGACGTCACCGACGCGACCTTCGGCACCGAGGTCCTCGCGTCCGACCTGCCCGTCGTCGTGGACTTCTGGGCGACCTGGTGCGGCCCGTGCCGCATGGTCTCCCCCGTGCTCGACGAGCTCGCCGACGAGTACGAGGGCCGGGTCCGCGTCGTGAAGGTCGACACGGACGCCAACCCGGCGCTCACCGAGCAGTTCCACGTGCAGTCGATCCCGTTCATCGGCTTCTTCGTGGGCGGCGAGATGGTCGACTCCGTCATCGGGGCACGCCCCAAGGCGGCGTTCCGGGAGAAGATCGAGGAGATCGTCCCGGATCGGACCCCGCCGGCCTGACACCGGGCATGGAACGGTCGGTCGTCGCCCGGGTGTGGCGTGCCACACTCGGGGGATGACCTCCGTGCCCGAGCCCGACCGCAAGACGTCGGGACCCACCCCCACGTCCGCGGCCGCCACCGGCACCCGTCTCGACCCCTGGTTCGGCGCCTACGCCGAGCGCACGCACGGCATGCGCGCCTCCGAGATCCGCGCCCTGTTCGCCGTGGCCAACCGGCCCGAGGTGGTCTCGCTGGCGGGCGGCATGCCGTACCTCGACCGGCTGCCCCTCGACGTGCTGGCCGACATCGCCCAGCGGGTCGTCGCGCAGCGCGGCCTCGTGGCGCTGCAGTACGGGTCGGGGCAGGGCGACCCGACGCTGCGCGAGCAGATCCTCGAGGTCATGCGGCTCCAGGGCATCGACGCCCACCCGGACGACGTGGTCGTCACCACCGGCTCCCAGCAGGCGTTGGACCTGGTCACGCGCGTGTTCTGCGACCCGGGCGACGTCGTGGTCGCCGAGGCGCCGTCGTACGTCGGTGCGCTGGGCGTGTTCCGGGCGTACCAGGCCGACGTCGTGCACGTGCCGATCGACGAGCACGGTCTCGTGCCCGAGGCCCTCGACGAGACGCTGACCGCGCTCGCCGCTGCGGGCCGTCGCGCGAAGCTGCTGTACACCGTGCCGAACTTCCACAACCCCGCAGGGGTCTCGCTCGCCCTCGAGCGGCGTCCCCGCGTGCTCGAGGTCTGCCGGCGGCACGGCGTCCTCGTCGTCGAGGACGACCCGTACGGGCTGCTCGGCTTCGAGGGCGACCCGCGCCCCGCGCTGCGCTCCATGGACGACGAGGGCGTGCTGTACCTCGGCTCCTTCTCCAAGACGTTCGCCCCGGGCTACCGCGTCGGCTGGGTGGTGGCGCCGCACGCCGTCCGCGAGAAGCTCGTGCTGGCCAGCGAGTCCGCGATCCTCTCCCCGTCGAACGCGTCGCAGCTCACCGTCTCGACGTACCTGCAGACCTGCGACTGGCGCGCCCAGATCAAGGACTACCGCGAGATGTACCGGGAGCGGCGCGACGCCATGGTCGGCGCGCTCGCCGAGCTCATGCCCACCGCCTCGTGGACGGTGCCCGACGGCGGCTTCTACACGTGGGTCCGCCTGCCCGACGGCCTCGACGCCCGCGAGATGCTGCCCCGCGCGGTGACGGCCCTGGTCGCGTACGTCCCGGGGACGGCCTTCTACTTCGACGGCCGGGGCGCCGACCACATGCGGCTCTCGTTCTGCTACCCCACGCCTGAGCGGATCCGCGAGGGTGTGCGCCGGCTCGCCGGTGTCGTCGCAGGTGAGAGCGAGCTCGTCGACCTCTTCGGCCCCGGGACGCACCGGGCCGACCACGACGTGCAGACCCCCGGACCGGACGTGTCCTAACGTGGACGCCCCTGCTCGCGCCCCCCGCGTGGCCGTCCTGGCCGGCGGCCTGTCCCACGAGCGCGACGTCTCGCTGCGCAGCGGGCGTCGCGTCGCCGAGGCCCTGCGCTCGACGGGTGCCGAGGTCAGCGTGCACGACGTGGACGCCGACCTCGTCCCCGCGCTGCGCCAGCTCTCCCCCGACGTCGTCTGGCCCGTGCTGCACGGCGCCAGCGGCGAGGACGGATCGGTCCGTGACGTCGTGCGGATGATGGGGCTGCGGGTGCTCGGGACGGGTCCGCGCGCGTCCCGTGTGGCCTGGAGCAAGCCGATCGCCAAGACGGTCGTGGCTCGCGAGGGCGTCGCGACTCCGGACTTCGCGACGCTGCCGCAGTCGCTGTTCCGCGAGCTCGGCGCGGGAGCGGTCCTCGACATGCTGGTCGCGCGCCTCGGGCTTCCCCTCGTCGTCAAGCCCTCACGCGGCGGCTCCGCGCTCGGTGTCACGCTTGTCGAGCGGCGCGAGGACCTGCCGCAGGCCATGATCGCGTGCTTCTCGTACACCGACACGGCCCTCGTGGAGCGGGCGGTCGTCGGCGTCGAGGTGGCGGTGAGCGTGCTGGACACCGGCGACGGGCCGTTCGCGCTGCCGCCGGTCGAGATCGTGACCGACGGGCCGTACGACTACGACGCCCGCTACAACGCCGGCCGGACGCGGTACTTCGCACCCGCGCGGCTCGACGAGGCGACGACACGGGCCGTGCAGGACGTCGCGGTGCGCGCGCACGAGGCGCTCGGCCTCGAGCGGTTGTCGCGCACCGACCTCGTCGTCGACCCGGCGGGGACGCCGTGGTTCCTCGAGGTCAACGTCGCGCCGGGCATGACGGAGACGTCCCTGCTGCCCCAGTCGGCCGTCGCCGCAGGTCACGGGCTCGGGACGCTCTACCGCGCGCTGGTCGACGCGGCGGTGAGAGCGCCCGTCGCCACCGACTGAGGCGTCGGTCAGCACGCTGCCGCTGGTCAAGACGCTCTCAACGGGCGGCGACCGGCCCTCGCCCGTCGGGCCGACCGGGTGCCGCGCCGCCGCGGATCAGCCGCGGAGCAGACCCGGGTCGTCCGGCGCGAGCGTGTTGAGGATGCGGTTCAGGTCCTGCACGGATGCGAACTCCACGGTGAGGCGACCGCGCGTCTTGCCGAGGTCCACCTTGACGCGGGTCTCGAACCGGTCCGAGAGGCGCCCGGCCAGCTCGTCGAGCGCCTCGTTGCGCACCCCTGCCCGCGGCCGGGGGCGGCGGGTCGGCGCGGTCTCGTCACCGCCGAGCGCGACGATCTCCTCGACGGCGCGCACCGACAACCCTTCGGCCACGATCCGCTGAGCGAGCCTCTCGATGGCTGCCCCGTCGCTCAGGCCGAGCAGCGCACGCGCGTGACCTGCCGAGATGACGCCGGCAGCGACGCGACGCTGGACCAGGGGCGGCAGACGCAGCAGGCGCAGCGTGTTCGAGATCTGGGGCCGCGACCGGTGGATCCGCGTGGCCAGCTCGTCGTGCGTGCAGCCGAAGTCGTCGAGCAGCTGCTGGTAGGCGGCCGCCTCCTCGAGCGGGTTGAGCTGCGCGCGGTGCAGGTTCTCCAGGAGGGCGTCCCGGAGCATGTCCGCGTCGTCCGTCTCGCGGATGATCGCCGGGATGGTCTCCAGCCCCGCCTGCTGGGTGGCGCGCCACCGGCGCTCACCCATGATGAGCTCGTAGCCGTCACCCACGTCGCGGACGACGATCGGCTGGAGCACGCCGAGCTCGCGGATCGAGCCGACCAGCTCCTCCAGCGCGTCGTCGTCGAAGACCTGCCGCGGCTGGCGCGCGTTCGCCCGGATCGCGTCCACGGGCAGCTCGGCGAACCGGGCACCCGGCACGGGCACGAGGTCGGCGACGTCCGCCTTCCAGTCGTCGGACGCGGGCGCCGCCACGTGGCCGTCGTCGCCGGTGCTGACTGTGCCCTCGGCCGATCCGCTGACCTGCGACGACACCGCCGCACCGTCGGTCGCCCGGGCGGCCTCCACCGTCGCTGCTGCGGTCCCGGACGCGGCGTCCGGGTGCTCGGTGCCATCGGCCGCTCCCCCGTGGCGCGCCTGGTCGACGTCGGCCACCCGGTCTGCGGCCGCGGTGACGTCGTCGTCGGCCGCGACCGGGCCGGACTCGGCCGTGCCCGCACGACTCTCCGCCCCGTGGTCCGGGCTGGTCTCCTGCGCACGGTCAGGCGTGGTCTCGTCGGGAGCGGCACCGCCCGGCGTGACCTGCCCCGCGTTCCCGTCCGTGCTCGCCGCAGCGTCGGCGGAGGGCTCGGTCGCCTCGACGGCCGCCTGCTCCTGCGCCGCCTGCGCCGCGGCCGCGGCCTTGCGGTTGTCGGGGAAGAAGACGTCGACGGGCCGGTCGGCACCGGTGCTCCGGCTGCCGTCGAGCCCCGTGGGGATCAGTGCACCGAGCCCTCGGCCCAGTCCACGGCGCTTCTCGCTCACATGTCCTCCTGCGTCGCGGCCGGGGCTGCGGTCGCACCGACGGTCTCGATCGTGCCGCCGGCTCCGGGCGCAGCGCGCTCGGCCAGCTCCCGGGCTGCCTCGAGGTAGGCGAGCGCCCCGGACGACCCGGCGTCGTAGGTCATCACGGTCTGGCCGTAGCTCGGCGCCTCGGAGATGCGCACCGACCGCGGCACGGTGGTCCGCAGCGTCCGTTCGGGGAAGTGCGTCCGCACCTCGTCCGCCACCTGCTGGGCCAGGTTGGTCCGCGCGTCGTACATGGTCAGCAGGATCGTCGACACCTCGAGCGCGGGATTCAGGTGCGCCTGGATGAGGTCGATCGTCTTGAGCAGCTGGGAGAGACCCTCGAGCGCGTAGTACTCGCACTGAATCGGGATCAGCACCTCACGTGCCACGACGAACGCGTTGACGGTGAGCAGACCGAGACTCGGGGGGCAGTCCACGAACACGTAGTCGATCGGCTCGTGCCCGTTGTCGCTGCGCCACTGGAGGTACTGCTCGAGGGCGGTGCGCAGCCGCGTCTCGCGGGCCACCATGGAGACCAGCTCGATCTCCGCGCCCGACAGGTCGATCGTGGCCGGCAGGCACCAGAGGCCGGGCACCTCGGGGCTCTCCTGGACCGCGCCGTGCATCGGCGCACCGTCCACGAGCACCTCGTAGATCGAGGGCGTCCCCGCACGGTGCTCGATGCCCAGCGCCGTCGAGGCGTTGCCCTGGGGGTCGTTGTCGAGCACGAGCACCTGCAGGCCGGCCTGCGCGAGCGCAGCGGCGAGGTTCACCGTCGTCGTCGTCTTGCCGACGCCACCCTTCTGGTTCGCCACGGTGATGACGCGCGTCGCGGGCGGGCGCGGGAACCGTCGGCCGCGCAGCTCGATCCGGCGGCGCGCGTCGAGCTGGAGCTCGGCCATCAGCGGGGTGTCCGCGTCCGCGGCGGGCAGGCTCTGCACGAGGGCGGCCCGACGGGCGTCGTCCGCGTCGATCGATGCGTTCATGCTGGTCACAGGCTCAGGGCTGTTCGCGTCGACCAGGCTCCCGGCCTCACGGTCGACCTCGGCAGCGCGGGCCGCGTCTCCTCTGTCCGTCTCGCTGGGGGACGTTCCCACGAGGCGCCCGGGCTGCAGCGCAGCGGGGGCGTCGTGCGATCCGCCATGGTCGCCCGGCGGGGGCGGCGTGATCGCCGGCTCCGACCCGTCGAGCGGAGCCTCAGTCTGCCATGCGTAGGCCGCTCCGAGCTGGGCCACCGAGACCGGCTGCGGACGCCCGCCGGTCCGTCGCGGACGGGCGTCCCCCGACGCCCCGGCCGGGCTCTCCAGAGCCTCACCCGCGCTGCCTGTGACGGCATGAGCACCGGTTTCACGTGGAACATCACCACCGGCTGCCCGCGTGCCTGCGTCGGCGGCGCTCGTTTCACGTGGAACGTCGGCGACCACGCCGGCGCGAGACCCATCCCGAAGGGCCTCCTCGCTCGGCACTGCGTCCCCCTGAACCGCGGGATCCGGCTCCGCCGCGTCGCGCGCACCGTCGCTCGGTACGGCACCGACCGCGCCCGGGGAGCGTGGCATCACGGCATCCGCTACAGCGGCACCCGCCGGTGCAGCGTCAGGCGCTGGAGCCACAGGCGCTGCGGCATCAGGAACTCGGGCATCAGGAACTCGGGCATCAGGAACTCGGGCATCAGGAACGACGGCATCAAGCGCTGCGGCGTCAGGAGATGCCGTCCCCGGTGCGGCGTCGTCCGGGAACACGCGGGCCGTAGCAGATGCGCCGCGGGCAGCGTCTGAACCCTCGTCCCGAGCGACCTGTGCTCTGTCGTCCGGCTGCCCACGAACTGCGCCGGGACGGCTGTCCGGGGTGCCCGGCTCGGCCGTGGGCCGTGGCGTTTCACGTGAAACACCGAACTCCACAGACTCACGGGTCCAGCGCTGGGCGCCTCCGGTGTCCTGGTACCGGGGCGAGGCGTCCTCCCCCGCACTTCCCCGGTCGAGTCCCTCCTGGGGCGTGCCGGTCCCGTCGCCACCGCCGACGGGCCAGGACTGCACCACGCCCGGCAGGTCCGTGCGCGCCGGGGGTTCGTCGATCAGCGCCCGCGTCGTCGGACCCTCGCCGCTCCGGAGCCCGGCTGCCCGGGACTCACCGCCCCGAAGCCCGCTGCCGTCGACCACCTCGTCCGACGCGCGACCGCTCTGATCGCCTGGACCACCCGCTGCATCCCGCTCGTCCCAGTGGTCGGGCGCGGCAGCTCCGCCCGCAGCCGGACCCGGAGCTGGGGCCCCGATCGAGCCGGGAGCGTCGCCT is a genomic window containing:
- the murJ gene encoding murein biosynthesis integral membrane protein MurJ, with translation MSEATVSQSPRGGLFRGAALMASGTAVSRALGFVRTMVLVAAVGVTGQAADAFAVANKLPNVLYMLLAGGALNAVLVPQVVRAYKRDAGQEYVDRLLTLGFALLAGSTLLLTVASPLLVRLYADPGDPAQVALATAFAYWCVPQMFFYGVYGLLGQVLNARGSFGPYMWAPVVNNVVSIVGFLLFIAVFGGATNPDVSSAAGWSGLQIGLLAGAATLGIVAQALVLVPALRATGVSYRPRWGLRGSGLGRAGSVATWTFAGLAIGQIGYVVVSRVASAAPQGSTTVAGNAAYDLAFVLFMLPHSLVTVSLATALFTRLSAQATDRDADAARATFSVGVRVVGVFTLVATALLVVLAEPLTRIVLLGGAGVDAAAPVVAAMAVGLPAFGAWSMCQRVFYAYEDAKGMVPIQVVMAAVVVGGTYLGRALLPSSGWVVGIGLAMSASYVVGAALAMLRLRGHLGTVDAPAIVRTHLLAGLAAAAAFGAGWGARRLLDDVLGSGVGDAALECLAVSAAVGLVYLAALRLLRVRELDLLAGPLLRKLGRGGSRPV
- a CDS encoding protein kinase family protein codes for the protein MVDVVGRGTVLAGRYRVLDPLPTDLDGVDVWQATDQILDRGVRVRVLGSGAVAPALDAARRAALVTDPRLVRVLDVGTHEGVGYVITEQITGVTLAQLVERGPLTPEQARAVVGEAAAALEVARRRGVHHLALRPSVVHVSTDGRVLVSGLALDAALVGSPVGDARATSRADTVDLVRVLYTALTGRWPMFHDDTTPVRDLQPAPVLDGSPVPPAEIVMGVPNDLDTLCSVTLGPYEDGPHSPAELVRELEPWGEIRIGQPVEQPTAAYAATDPAATMVAPPVAPPQPVRVARQSVRAAFDELPPGAARPGTPPPAAPARSTGLPAASWTDTQTGAFAPPEVPASLPPVAAGRPTGPQQRTAGPPAAIPPGGDDGQGWGPGAPGNGDPFPFADDDQPRESKFDPTALVLVVVGVVLLVGLVFAASSLFAGTGDRTADPAGGTSTQPQDPGTDESPSSEESPEPSEPAVPTDPPAIASIRSIDPNSPEGEKEELVPLAIDNDPSTFWYTFTYNRPDFGGLKPAVGLEVTLRDTALVSSVTLGVNGTGGNVEVRATTMAAPTEGEVLASGTLGAQTVLEFDEPVEAGSLVLWFTELPTNSEGKFRLEVNDVKVG
- the trxB gene encoding thioredoxin-disulfide reductase produces the protein MTAETTQTPRTDAVVRDVVIVGSGPAGYTAAIYAARAGLAPVVVAGSVTAGGALMNTTEVENFPGFPDGVQGPELMDSLQKQAEKFGAEVLWDDATSLDLTGDVKVVTTGSGDVYRARSVILSTGSAYRELGLEDEKRLSGHGVSWCATCDGFFFRDQEIVVVGGGDSAVEEATFLTRFGRRVTMVHRRDTLRASKIMADRAAADPKIEFAWNSEVVAIHGQDKVTGLTLRDTVTGETREIEAGGVFVAIGHVPRTELLVGQVELDENGYVVVQGRTTLTNIPGVFAAGDVVDHRYRQAITAAGSGCAAALDAQHYLSGLVADVVDPQVPGEALVTTGAEVVA
- the trxA gene encoding thioredoxin; protein product: MSVVDVTDATFGTEVLASDLPVVVDFWATWCGPCRMVSPVLDELADEYEGRVRVVKVDTDANPALTEQFHVQSIPFIGFFVGGEMVDSVIGARPKAAFREKIEEIVPDRTPPA
- a CDS encoding aminotransferase-like domain-containing protein translates to MTSVPEPDRKTSGPTPTSAAATGTRLDPWFGAYAERTHGMRASEIRALFAVANRPEVVSLAGGMPYLDRLPLDVLADIAQRVVAQRGLVALQYGSGQGDPTLREQILEVMRLQGIDAHPDDVVVTTGSQQALDLVTRVFCDPGDVVVAEAPSYVGALGVFRAYQADVVHVPIDEHGLVPEALDETLTALAAAGRRAKLLYTVPNFHNPAGVSLALERRPRVLEVCRRHGVLVVEDDPYGLLGFEGDPRPALRSMDDEGVLYLGSFSKTFAPGYRVGWVVAPHAVREKLVLASESAILSPSNASQLTVSTYLQTCDWRAQIKDYREMYRERRDAMVGALAELMPTASWTVPDGGFYTWVRLPDGLDAREMLPRAVTALVAYVPGTAFYFDGRGADHMRLSFCYPTPERIREGVRRLAGVVAGESELVDLFGPGTHRADHDVQTPGPDVS
- a CDS encoding D-alanine--D-alanine ligase family protein, yielding MDAPARAPRVAVLAGGLSHERDVSLRSGRRVAEALRSTGAEVSVHDVDADLVPALRQLSPDVVWPVLHGASGEDGSVRDVVRMMGLRVLGTGPRASRVAWSKPIAKTVVAREGVATPDFATLPQSLFRELGAGAVLDMLVARLGLPLVVKPSRGGSALGVTLVERREDLPQAMIACFSYTDTALVERAVVGVEVAVSVLDTGDGPFALPPVEIVTDGPYDYDARYNAGRTRYFAPARLDEATTRAVQDVAVRAHEALGLERLSRTDLVVDPAGTPWFLEVNVAPGMTETSLLPQSAVAAGHGLGTLYRALVDAAVRAPVATD
- a CDS encoding ParB/RepB/Spo0J family partition protein codes for the protein MSEKRRGLGRGLGALIPTGLDGSRSTGADRPVDVFFPDNRKAAAAAQAAQEQAAVEATEPSADAAASTDGNAGQVTPGGAAPDETTPDRAQETSPDHGAESRAGTAESGPVAADDDVTAAADRVADVDQARHGGAADGTEHPDAASGTAAATVEAARATDGAAVSSQVSGSAEGTVSTGDDGHVAAPASDDWKADVADLVPVPGARFAELPVDAIRANARQPRQVFDDDALEELVGSIRELGVLQPIVVRDVGDGYELIMGERRWRATQQAGLETIPAIIRETDDADMLRDALLENLHRAQLNPLEEAAAYQQLLDDFGCTHDELATRIHRSRPQISNTLRLLRLPPLVQRRVAAGVISAGHARALLGLSDGAAIERLAQRIVAEGLSVRAVEEIVALGGDETAPTRRPRPRAGVRNEALDELAGRLSDRFETRVKVDLGKTRGRLTVEFASVQDLNRILNTLAPDDPGLLRG
- a CDS encoding ParA family protein, whose protein sequence is MNASIDADDARRAALVQSLPAADADTPLMAELQLDARRRIELRGRRFPRPPATRVITVANQKGGVGKTTTTVNLAAALAQAGLQVLVLDNDPQGNASTALGIEHRAGTPSIYEVLVDGAPMHGAVQESPEVPGLWCLPATIDLSGAEIELVSMVARETRLRTALEQYLQWRSDNGHEPIDYVFVDCPPSLGLLTVNAFVVAREVLIPIQCEYYALEGLSQLLKTIDLIQAHLNPALEVSTILLTMYDARTNLAQQVADEVRTHFPERTLRTTVPRSVRISEAPSYGQTVMTYDAGSSGALAYLEAARELAERAAPGAGGTIETVGATAAPAATQEDM